The DNA region atacagtgttctgcATATATACAGAAGAGGtcaccagaccccattacagatggctgtgagccaccgtgtggttgctgggaattgaactcaggacctctggaagagcagtcagtgctctcaccctctgagccatctctccagcccctgattttttaaataatgagaTTAGCTGGGTATTGATATTTTGGGCCTATATGTTTAATTTTCATCAATATtaaaaaactcatatacacttGTGATTTTCCAGAAGCCATTTAATATGGAAAAGTAAGACAACTCGAAATTCTACAGAAATTATTAATTCCAGAGATGCTGAACCACACTGGATGGAGCAGGCTAACTCAAACCTTTCCTTCTACTCACTTTTATAGGTTGCTGATTTATCCTGCTGCTGGAATAATTAATaccctgatttttaaaattttactttccaAGAGAAAATTGGCTAGAAAGACCACCTTTCTTAGAACAGGGAGGTTTTTGTGAGAGCTTCCTGTCAACTTGTCACTAAATTGTAGCAAACAGCTCTGCTTTCCCAGAAGCCTCTCAAGTCTCCTCCTGACCACAGTCACTTTACAACGCGATCACCAAGAAAGGGACAGGGTGTTCCATGCTTACAACCAGCCTGTTTGGGGCTCATGGTGTAAACGTAGGGTGGACATCAATTTTGTGAAACCACAGAGAgcttttaccttcttttctacTTTTCTGAACATTGGTCTTGATGCATCCTCTCCCTTCAGAGGGAGACTGAGAGTagataaaaaaaaaggaggttTTAGGGATTAGGACATTCTCCCCAACCTACAGTGATCACCAGTCACTGGGAAGATGAAAAGTGAAGAAAGGGCATTGGAAGACCCAGTGTCAAGAGACACCACTGTTCACAAGGTAAGAAtattgtcatagcaacagaatggTGATCACTGCTGAATTGGCTAACTTCCCTTCTTAGTGACAATAGGagaagcgcgcgcgcgcgcacacacacacacacacacacacacacacacacacacagagacagagacagagacagacagacagagagacagagagacagagagacacagacagacagtcctTCGGATGTTTGCATCCCACAGAAACCCATCTCTCTCGTGCCTTCTGGAAGGTAAGTCAGAGCCCTGAGAAACAGAGCAAAGGCTTCCAGAGATTAGAAAACAAAATCAGAGCTAAGAGGAATTTCTTGGCCAATTTTAAGATCCACATTTCATAAAAGAAAGTTCTAGGAAACCACAAATGTTGAATATAAACTTTATGGCTAACCCGGGTCTGTCCCTGAGTCTTGGAGTCTCATATGTCAGAGAACAGATGCGGCAATGGGCTTCCCAGGGCAGAGGCTTCTAGGGGTTCTGAGCTCTCCATGCAGAATTATTTCTGTATTTCACAGATACACTATCCAGTTTCCTACTGATTAAACCTTTTAATATATTTCCATGAGAAAGGTTCCTGTGCTGAGATCAAATCTGCCTTGGTCTGTGGGAGGAAAAGAACAAGGGAGCAGCTCTGACTACTGCTGATGAAATTAACTGTTGGCACAGAATTGATCAAAGATTGAAAATAAGGATGATTATCCCACCCGTGTTACCGACTTTTTTTCCCATTCTTCACGAATTGTGTAACTAGTTATAGATTCAGTGTGACATTTTAGCCCAGGACCTGATAATCTCTAAAGTCTTTGCTTTTGTATTAGATGAAGATCAGCTCtcactctctcctgttctcttttAGCCTCATAAAGCATCTTATCATTTAATAAGTAACAGATATTTTTTCTGGtaagatattttatttcattcctgAGAGAATTACAATGTTGCAAGTAATTATGGCtaataataagtaaatagaaCTATATGCAGATATGGGAGAGAACCTGATGGTGATAGACACATGGATGGGGCTCAACAAACTCATATTTGGGCTAACTGATTGGCACTCGGAACGAATAtgtctaaaaatattttagaatttgttttttaCAAATGTATTCCTGCAGAACACAGTAGGCTAGCAAGGGATAATTGGAGGAAAATATAAGAGAGTAATGTTCTTCTCTGATAGCCAGGGTGATAGAATTCATGGCAGCTTTTGGGGGGACTGTAAGGGTTTTCCCATGTATCTTTTCTCAATAGCAGAAGGATATTTGAAAGCTTGCTGAGATAAATGCAGTCAGCATCTCTTTTAATCCTCAAAGGATCACATTTTATAGATTGAAAAATTCAGAAGAATAATTTTCCCTCTGCCTACTAAAATGCTAGGTGGTAGAGCCCGTGTGGTGAATTTAAAACATTCCCCTTTCCTCTGGAACTGAGCTGACCTGAGTGACTCACCTGTGGCTAACAGAATCCACTGGGAGTGACTCCTGAAACCTGGTCAGAAAAGGTCATGCAGTTTCTACCTTGTTCTTTGTGGTGCTTTTCCTCGTAGAAACCAATGGACTTACAATAAATCGTATCTACTTTAGACCTTTATTCAAGGGAAGCGGCATGTAGGCACACTGGTCAAGAGTTAGCATCAATGGTCAGTCACGGGAGTGAGGCGGTTACGTCTAACGCTATGGCGCCACAGGGCCTGTAGACCCGTGTCTGCTTACAATGACATGAgagactttttcttttgtttttgatattttatccTTTTGTAAAAAGTTATTCTCTTATCACACACACTGTTCTTTATTCAAAGctctcatttctttttccctacaccacatcccttcttccttctcaatCCACGTCTTGCTTTCAcgtctgttttgtgtgtgtatgtatagctCACAGTACTTAAGCCTGAGTCAGggattatttatataaataagggCAATGTACCAGTGGATACACAACTGAGGAATGTAACTTCCCCTCTTTCAGCCATCATTAGGTGCCTATGCCGCCTCAGGGAGGGTGGGGCCTTTTAAGCCCCGCCCCTATTATCCAGGATGAAATGTCGATAGGACCAGTCTTGTCCAGTAGACTTTGCTGCCTTGCATGTTAAGAATGGCAGTTTTTACGCCTCAGCCATGGCATTTAAAGATACCGGGAAGACTCCCGTGGAGCCCGAAGTGGCGATTCACCGGATTCGAATCACGCTCACCAGCCGCAACGTGAAGTCGCTGGAAAAGGTTTGTGCGGACTTGATCAGAGGCGCAAAGGAGAAGAATCTGAAAGTGAAAGGACCAGTGCACATGCCTACCAAGACATTGAGAATCACTACCAGAAAAACCCCTTGCGGTGAAGGCTCCAAGACGTGGGATCGTTTCCAGATGAGAATCCACAAGCGACTCATTGACTTACACAGTCCTTCAGAGATTGTTAAGCAGATTACTTCCATCAGTATTGAGCCTGGAGTGGAGGTTGAAGTCACCATTGCAGATGCCTAAGTCCACTGTTTAAATAAATTGActtaattgtttaaaaaaaaaaaaaagaatggcagtTTTATGGCATTTTCTCATcctgcaaatcttttttttttatttagttgtcATCTACAGCCCAGTAAGGCTGAACATTTATTAGACCCATTTAACAGATGAAAAAACTGAAGCGAGCAAAACCAAAGTCAGCCCTGGCAAGACACAGAAGCTGGAGATGGCAGAGCCAGCAGGAAGCCTAGGTTAATGCCAGGTATTCCTGTTGGCCTCTGAACCTAAAGATGATCCTGAGAggcccaacaggccgcagtagtctATTCTGGTGGCATCTTCTTCGAGTTTAGGACTGGCGGGCATGAGGCGTGGCCTGGGGTCAGCATCCCGAATGAGATGACGTCAGTGTGCCCTCCACAGAACTGATGGAGGTTGCCCAGTGTGATGTCCCCGTTGGCTTCCACAGCCACCCTGGGGAATTTGGCTTTAAGTGCAGCTACTGTTGGATGCAGCTTCTCAGGCTTGAGGTTGTCAAGCATTACCAGGTCAGCCCCAGTCTCTGCTGCCTGCAAGGCCTCCTTCAGGCTGCTACATTCCGCCTCTTACCTTCAGGGAGTATGGGCTGCCCGAGGGGCCTTCAACGCTGCACTGTCTTTTTCATGCTGCCGGCTGCCACCACCTGGTTGTCTTTCACCATCACCAACCATTCCTGGTCATAGTGGTGACATGCAGCCCTGCTTAATAGGAGCCCACACTTCTCTACCAGTCGGAACCCCGGTATGGTCTTCCTTGTGTCCGCCATGCATCCAGTCCAGCCGGTGCTCCTGGCCACATTTACAGCTGTCACTGCCGTTTGCTGGCAATTCCACTGCAGCAGGCCAAGGTGTTAAGGGCCATCCGTTTCCCCAGCAGCATGTCCCCTGACCTCTGCCACAGTGACTACAGGTTCCTCCCTCCCGGAGTCACCAGGACATTAGGCAATTGAGTGAATATGGCATCAAAGAAAGGTCTCCCTGCCAGAACCCGGGGAGATTTGGCTCACAAGTGCAGCCAGCGTTGGGGCTGACTTTTATGGTAATCAAGGATGCAAAATTGAGGCCCAAGCATCTCCTCTTTCAGTCAGCTGTTCGCTAGGGCTGCCAGGGTAGTAGGGGCAGCAGGCCTTCAGGGCTCATGGTGACCTGGAGCAGCCAGCTGGTCCGTGTGTCCACCATTGTTCAGATCGAATGTTTCCGTCCTCCATATCTTACActcttcctgttctctcttttGTGATCTTTCATGAGCCTTGTTGTGAGGGAAGGAGCTTCGAGCCCTATTAAGGAACAAGCAATTAAAGGTCACTTACTCTTAGCACATCGATCAGTTTTTGGGTCAATGCACCAACAATTGCCTGTGGGAAACAAGTTTCTCTGATCAGGGCCGAGAATAGCACTCatctatgtatatgaatataaacACTTAGAGGCAAATCTGACATCATTCCAGTTAACAAAACAATAGTCGTAGGTTGGCCCTGTGGGCCTCTGGCATTCAAAGCCAGGGTCTTTGactaggtttacagtaccaggtaTTCATCCATTCTGTGTAGTGGGCTTCAAATCTAATCTGAAAGTGGCTGGCTCCTTCCACATAAGCTGTCATTGTTGCACTAGCAGGCAAGTCTGGCCTGTTACATTGCTATGCTGGGTGAATTTTCTCCTTCAGCAGTTTCCGAAGCACTTTGAAAGCTCTCATCGGAGGAAACTTCCAGTCcagttccagcttgatttctctgtgcACAACAAGTGCATGAAGGACTTCTGTGAGTGCTACCTGGTTGCTGTGTCACACCACCCAGTGTTACAGGCACTCAGTGCATAGTAACAACAACCGGAAGAGCTAGCAATAGAACCTGGTTCTGCTGGACTCCAAAACTCACCGAAATGTATGCATTTTATGCCTCCTTAAGCATTCGATTCTGTTACTTCATACCAAAAGTCTGGTATgagaatcatttgggtatatgattATACATTGAGATATCAATTTAGACAtgtctgtggtgatttgagttTTACAAATGATTTTCTGGATTCCATTGTCTTGAATCTTACCAAATCAGAGAATCAGCATCTtacacatataataataataataataataacaacaacagcagcagcagcaacaacaacaataatatgtTTTCATTCACTTagtcaatatttattttttttcttgtttcatcttttttttattattattaacttgagtatttcttatatacatttcgagtgttattcccttt from Rattus norvegicus strain BN/NHsdMcwi chromosome 8, GRCr8, whole genome shotgun sequence includes:
- the Rps20l4 gene encoding small ribosomal subunit protein uS10-like, encoding MAFKDTGKTPVEPEVAIHRIRITLTSRNVKSLEKVCADLIRGAKEKNLKVKGPVHMPTKTLRITTRKTPCGEGSKTWDRFQMRIHKRLIDLHSPSEIVKQITSISIEPGVEVEVTIADA